CAGCAGGGGGCCAGTTGGACGGCCTGACCTTCGTTGCCGTGAATGACAATCGGGGCGCTGGTGGCTGAGTTGAACTCGTCCACCGCCATGGCGGTGGTTTCCAGCATGGGGTTTTCGGGGGCGAAGCGTCGCGCCACGACGGCGGCCAGGCGTTTCCCCAGACCGATGTCGGCCAGAATTTCAGTGCGCGATGCGCCGCCGGAACCCTTGGCCAGGCGTTCCCACTGGGGGTCGTCGTCTTTGGGGTAGGGAATGGCCAACTGGTCAAAGGCTTGGTTCAGCAGACGCCGCCCGAAGGCAATGGATTCCTCGTAGCGTTCGGTGCGTAGATAGTGTCGGATTTCGGAACGCGCCCGCCCGGTGCGTACATAATTCAGCCATTGGGCACTGGGCCGCGAGGCCGCCGAGGTCATGATCTCGACCGCGTCCCCGCTGTGAAGTTCAGTGCGCAGGGGGGCGTAGTCGCCGTTGATTTTGCAGGCGACCGAATGGTTGCCGACATCGGTGTGGATGGCGTAGGCAAAGTCCACGGGGGTGGCACCGCGTGGCAGAGACAGGATTTTGCCTTGGGGGGTGAACACATACACGGCATCGGGGAACAGGTCGACTTTGACGTGTTCCAGGAATTCGCCGGAATCACCGGTCTGGTTTTGAATGTCCAGCAGGGATTGCAGCCATTGGTGGGTGCGTTTCTGGAGATCGTTGAGGGAGGTGCCCTGTTCTTTATAGAGCCAGTGTGAGGCCACGCCTTCTTCGGCGACGTGATCCATGTCGCGGGTACGGAACTGAAATTCGATCGGGGTGCCGAAAGGCCCGATCAGGGTGGTGTGCAGGGACTGGTAGCCATTGATTTTTGGAATGGCGATGTAGTCTTTGAATTTCCCGGGAACCGGGCGGTAGAGCTGGTGCAAGGTGCCCAGGGCCAGATAGCATTCGGGCAAAGTGTGTACCACGATGCGAAAGCCATAGATATCCAGCACATCCGAAAAGGATTTTTTTTGCTGGACCATCTTTTTATAGATGCCGTAGAGCGTTTTTTCTCGGCCACTGACCTCGGCATCCAACCCGGCGGCGGGCAGGGCGGAACGCACGGACTCGGCGATTTTTGTGATGACCTCGCGACGGTTGCCACGGGCTGCCATCATGGCTTTGTGCAGGACGACGTAGCGGTTGGGAAAGGCCGCCTTGAAGCAACGATCCTGGAGTTCCCGGAATAGTGCGTTCAGGCCCAGACGATGCGCAATCGGCGTGTAGATATCCAGGGTTTCGCGGGCCACCCGTCGGCGCTTATCCTGAGGGACGGCATCCAGCGTGCGCATATTGTGTAGGCGGTCAGCGAGCTTGATCAGGATGACGCGCACGTCGCGTGCCATGGCCAAGAGCATTTTGCGAAAGGATTCTGCTTGTTGCTCGGCCTTGGTGGCGTATTCCAGGCGTTCCAGTTTTGTCAGGCCGTCGACAATGTCGGCAACGTCCGGACCGAATTTTTCGGCAAGTTCTTGTTTGGTGACGTTCTGGTCTTCGATGACGTCATGCAGCAAGGCCGCCATGAGCGAATCCGCATCGAGTTTCCAGCCAGCGCAGATCTCGGTGACCGCAATCGGGTGGGAGATATAGGGTTCGCCGCTTTCGCGGAACTGGCCCAGGTGGGCGTTATCGGCAAAACGGTAGGCTTCGCGCACACGCTCGATGTCGCGCGGCGACAAATAGCCGGAAATAATCTGCTGCAGCCCCGCCAAAGAAGCAATCGGACTGGGGGCTGCTGCGGGCACAGAGGCCGGGGCATTATGGGGCTTCCGGCGGCGCAGCCGAGGGCCCTTGCGCAAGACCGCAAGCAAGCCGGACGATGCACCACGTATCCCGGAAAATGCCATAGGGCCCTCTTGTGTGATTAGGTTGGGACTTTGCGCAGCA
The nucleotide sequence above comes from Castellaniella sp.. Encoded proteins:
- a CDS encoding bifunctional (p)ppGpp synthetase/guanosine-3',5'-bis(diphosphate) 3'-pyrophosphohydrolase, which encodes MAFSGIRGASSGLLAVLRKGPRLRRRKPHNAPASVPAAAPSPIASLAGLQQIISGYLSPRDIERVREAYRFADNAHLGQFRESGEPYISHPIAVTEICAGWKLDADSLMAALLHDVIEDQNVTKQELAEKFGPDVADIVDGLTKLERLEYATKAEQQAESFRKMLLAMARDVRVILIKLADRLHNMRTLDAVPQDKRRRVARETLDIYTPIAHRLGLNALFRELQDRCFKAAFPNRYVVLHKAMMAARGNRREVITKIAESVRSALPAAGLDAEVSGREKTLYGIYKKMVQQKKSFSDVLDIYGFRIVVHTLPECYLALGTLHQLYRPVPGKFKDYIAIPKINGYQSLHTTLIGPFGTPIEFQFRTRDMDHVAEEGVASHWLYKEQGTSLNDLQKRTHQWLQSLLDIQNQTGDSGEFLEHVKVDLFPDAVYVFTPQGKILSLPRGATPVDFAYAIHTDVGNHSVACKINGDYAPLRTELHSGDAVEIMTSAASRPSAQWLNYVRTGRARSEIRHYLRTERYEESIAFGRRLLNQAFDQLAIPYPKDDDPQWERLAKGSGGASRTEILADIGLGKRLAAVVARRFAPENPMLETTAMAVDEFNSATSAPIVIHGNEGQAVQLAPCCGPLPGDAIIGGIRLGHGLVVHMTDCPVALRQQTKEPERWIPVIWDVNTARHLSTRLDITVLNERGVLGRLAAEVTEADSNITQLTMPDEAAATALLHLTVQVDSRKHLAQVIRAIRHVPQVQKIVRAKG